A genomic segment from Methanobrevibacter millerae encodes:
- a CDS encoding DUF1922 domain-containing protein, with the protein MYFIFRCDCGRVLYAKEGVATRKCVCGKTIKVKGRRIFKKVNTREEASLAVQEMQDEIYGNTGFILASDL; encoded by the coding sequence ATGTACTTTATATTTCGTTGTGACTGTGGAAGGGTTTTATACGCAAAGGAAGGCGTTGCCACCAGAAAATGCGTATGCGGCAAGACAATAAAAGTCAAGGGGCGCAGAATATTTAAAAAGGTTAATACAAGAGAAGAAGCTTCCCTTGCAGTTCAGGAGATGCAGGACGAAATATACGGTAACACTGGTTTTATATTGGCCAGTGATTTATGA